The Coffea arabica cultivar ET-39 chromosome 4e, Coffea Arabica ET-39 HiFi, whole genome shotgun sequence genome includes a window with the following:
- the LOC113741535 gene encoding uncharacterized protein isoform X2, protein MGGVTSSMAAKLAFFPPNPPTYKILKDEETGLLLMDPFPHRENVDILRLPTRRGNEIVALYIRYPMASTTLLYSHGNAADVGQMYELFIELSIHLRVNLMGYDYSGYGQSTGKPSEHNTYADIEAAYKCLEETYGAKQEDVILYGQSVGSGPTLDLAARLPQLKAVVLHSPILSGLRVMYPVKRTYWFDIYKGTSDEVVDCSHGKQLWELCQEKYEPLWLKGGNHCNLELYPEYIRHLKKFVTTVEKPPSQRNVTRRSIDRPEISRKSDCFEAPRKSTDRREKPRRSTDKGERLKFYEHKHTTDDKISKSRISCDYMERSRRSVEYHEKSRMSIDLQPEKARKSVDWLDRIRAT, encoded by the exons ATGGGAGGGGTGACATCATCAATGGCAGCAAAGTTAGCATTTTTCCCACCAAACCCACCAACATATAAGATACTCAAGGATGAAGAAACTGGGCTGTTGCTGATGGACCCTTTTCCCCATAGAGAAAATGTGGATATTCTGAGGCTGCCCACAAGAAGAGGGAATGAAATTGTGGCCCTTTATATTAGGTACCCAATGGCTTCCACTACTCTGCTCTATTCTCATGGGAATGCTGCTGATGTTGGGCAGATGTATGAGCTCTTCATTGAGCTCAGCATTCATCTCAGAGTTAATCTTATGGG GTATGACTACTCAGGTTATGGACAATCAACTGGAAAG CCAAGTGAGCATAATACTTATGCAGATATTGAAGCTGCATACAAGTGTCTTGAAGAGACATATGGTGCTAAGCAGGAAGATGTCATCCTTTATGGTCAATCCGTTGGAAGCGGCCCTACTTTGGATCTTGCTGCACGTTTGCCTCAGCTAAAGGCTGTTGTTCTGCATAGTCCTATTCTATCTGGCTTAAGAGTTATGTATCCTGTGAAGCGTACATACTGGTTTGACATCTACAAG GGCACTTCTGATGAAGTTGTTGACTGCTCTCATGGGAAACAGCTCTGGGAACTGTGCCAAGAGAAATATGAGCCATTATGGCTCAAGGGAGGAAACCATTGTAACCTGGAATTATATCCTGAATACATTAGGCACCTGAAGAAGTTTGTAACCACTGTTGAAAAACCACCCTCACAGAGAAACGTTACAAGGAGAAGTATAGACCGGCCTGAAATTTCCAGGAAGAGTGATTGTTTTGAGGCTCCAAGAAAAAGCACTGACcggagagaaaaaccaaggcGAAGCACTGACAAGGGGGAAAGACTGAAATTTTACGAACACAAGCATACAACTGATGACAAAATCTCAAAGTCAAGAATATCCTGTGATTACATGGAGAGATCTCGCAGGAGCGTGGAGTATCACGAGAAGTCTCGGATGAGCATTGATCTACAGCCAGAGAAAGCGAGGAAGAGTGTGGATTGGCTAGACAGGATACGAGCTACATGA
- the LOC113741535 gene encoding uncharacterized protein isoform X1: MGGVTSSMAAKLAFFPPNPPTYKILKDEETGLLLMDPFPHRENVDILRLPTRRGNEIVALYIRYPMASTTLLYSHGNAADVGQMYELFIELSIHLRVNLMGYDYSGYGQSTGKPSEHNTYADIEAAYKCLEETYGAKQEDVILYGQSVGSGPTLDLAARLPQLKAVVLHSPILSGLRVMYPVKRTYWFDIYKNIDKIPLVKCPVLVIHGTSDEVVDCSHGKQLWELCQEKYEPLWLKGGNHCNLELYPEYIRHLKKFVTTVEKPPSQRNVTRRSIDRPEISRKSDCFEAPRKSTDRREKPRRSTDKGERLKFYEHKHTTDDKISKSRISCDYMERSRRSVEYHEKSRMSIDLQPEKARKSVDWLDRIRAT; the protein is encoded by the exons ATGGGAGGGGTGACATCATCAATGGCAGCAAAGTTAGCATTTTTCCCACCAAACCCACCAACATATAAGATACTCAAGGATGAAGAAACTGGGCTGTTGCTGATGGACCCTTTTCCCCATAGAGAAAATGTGGATATTCTGAGGCTGCCCACAAGAAGAGGGAATGAAATTGTGGCCCTTTATATTAGGTACCCAATGGCTTCCACTACTCTGCTCTATTCTCATGGGAATGCTGCTGATGTTGGGCAGATGTATGAGCTCTTCATTGAGCTCAGCATTCATCTCAGAGTTAATCTTATGGG GTATGACTACTCAGGTTATGGACAATCAACTGGAAAG CCAAGTGAGCATAATACTTATGCAGATATTGAAGCTGCATACAAGTGTCTTGAAGAGACATATGGTGCTAAGCAGGAAGATGTCATCCTTTATGGTCAATCCGTTGGAAGCGGCCCTACTTTGGATCTTGCTGCACGTTTGCCTCAGCTAAAGGCTGTTGTTCTGCATAGTCCTATTCTATCTGGCTTAAGAGTTATGTATCCTGTGAAGCGTACATACTGGTTTGACATCTACAAG AATATTGACAAAATACCATTAGTGAAGTGTCCGGTTCTGGTCATTCAT GGCACTTCTGATGAAGTTGTTGACTGCTCTCATGGGAAACAGCTCTGGGAACTGTGCCAAGAGAAATATGAGCCATTATGGCTCAAGGGAGGAAACCATTGTAACCTGGAATTATATCCTGAATACATTAGGCACCTGAAGAAGTTTGTAACCACTGTTGAAAAACCACCCTCACAGAGAAACGTTACAAGGAGAAGTATAGACCGGCCTGAAATTTCCAGGAAGAGTGATTGTTTTGAGGCTCCAAGAAAAAGCACTGACcggagagaaaaaccaaggcGAAGCACTGACAAGGGGGAAAGACTGAAATTTTACGAACACAAGCATACAACTGATGACAAAATCTCAAAGTCAAGAATATCCTGTGATTACATGGAGAGATCTCGCAGGAGCGTGGAGTATCACGAGAAGTCTCGGATGAGCATTGATCTACAGCCAGAGAAAGCGAGGAAGAGTGTGGATTGGCTAGACAGGATACGAGCTACATGA